The following are encoded together in the Coffea arabica cultivar ET-39 chromosome 1c, Coffea Arabica ET-39 HiFi, whole genome shotgun sequence genome:
- the LOC140004237 gene encoding uncharacterized protein: MWIDVACAYRAMSATTMNHSRRQILTPGPSNNKRKERDGLDGFKPSAITTKSLAKPSIHRAPTPLSNKSSSASAVPPKQQQPACNNQLLAGYLAHEFLTKGTLFGEPWDPARAEAVPVSSSAPTRGSGGPGKAYNTGSSSGTNNKEKRKAEPAPGPSEKDEKRVEKQQRYLEVADLLKGDGAHAHLPGIVNPTQLARFLQLG, translated from the coding sequence ATGTGGATTGACGTGGCATGCGCATATCGAGCCATGAGTGCAACCACGATGAACCACTCACGTCGTCAGATTTTGACGCCCGGGCCGTCAAACAATAAACGGAAAGAGCGAGACGGTCTTGACGGTTTCAAGCCGTCAGCAATAACGACAAAGAGCTTAGCCAAGCCCAGCATTCACCGAGCCCCCACGCCGCTTAGTAATAAATCTTCGTCGGCATCCGCGGTGCCTCCCAAGCAGCAGCAGCCGGCTTGCAACAACCAGCTCTTGGCCGGCTATTTAGCCCACGAGTTCCTCACCAAGGGGACTTTATTTGGGGAGCCGTGGGACCCGGCTCGAGCCGAGGCCGTCCCCGTGTCTTCTTCAGCTCCCACCAGAGGTAGCGGTGGACCTGGTAAAGCTTACAATACTGGTAGTAGTAGTGGTACTAATAACAAGGAGAAGAGGAAAGCCGAGCCTGCGCCGGGGCCGAGCGAGAAAGACGAGAAGCGAGTGGAGAAGCAACAGAGGTACCTGGAAGTAGCGGATTTGCTCAAGGGGGATGGGGCCCACGCCCATCTACCGGGCATCGTCAATCCTACACAGCTCGCCCGTTTCTTACAGCTAGGCTAA